The proteins below are encoded in one region of Mycobacterium shinjukuense:
- the iniC gene encoding isoniazid-induced dynamin-like GTPase IniC has protein sequence MSTSDRVRAILRGTIEAYRGEPAYRQRADVFYELERIGARLGEPIRIALAGTLKAGKSTLLNALVGDDIAPTDATEATRIVTWYRHGPTPRVTANHPGGRRTNVPITHRGGLSFDLRRVNPDDVVDLDVEWPAEELASSTIIDTPGTSSLTRDTSERTLRLLVPADGVPRVDAVVFLLRTLNAADIALLKQIGGLVGGSAGALGIIGVASRADEIGAGRIDAMLSAKDVAKRFTSELNQTGICQAVVPVSGLLALTARTLRQGEFIALKKLASADRTELNKALLSVDRFVRPDSPLPVDAGVRAQLLERFGMFGIRISIAALAAGVTDSTGLASELLERSGLVALRNVINQQFTQRSAMLKAHTALVSLRRFVEAHPVMATPYVIADIDPLLADTHAFEELRLLRQLHSRATTLNEDEMVSLRRIIGGSGTEPAARLGLSPYDANPREAQRAAFAAAQRWRRRAAHPLNDPFTTRACRAAVRSAEAMVAEFAAGR, from the coding sequence GTGAGCACCAGCGACCGGGTCCGCGCGATCCTGCGCGGAACCATCGAGGCATACCGGGGTGAACCGGCCTACCGTCAGCGCGCCGACGTCTTCTACGAACTGGAACGCATCGGTGCGCGGCTGGGCGAGCCGATCCGCATCGCACTGGCCGGCACCCTCAAGGCGGGAAAGTCCACCCTGCTTAACGCGTTGGTCGGAGACGACATCGCCCCGACCGATGCCACCGAGGCCACCCGGATCGTGACCTGGTATCGGCATGGCCCGACCCCGAGGGTCACCGCCAACCACCCCGGCGGGCGCCGCACCAATGTGCCGATCACCCATCGCGGCGGGCTGAGCTTCGACTTGCGCCGGGTGAACCCCGACGACGTGGTCGACCTGGACGTCGAGTGGCCCGCCGAGGAGTTGGCCAGCAGCACCATCATCGACACCCCGGGGACGTCCTCGTTGACCCGCGACACCTCCGAGCGCACGCTGCGGCTGCTGGTTCCCGCCGACGGGGTGCCGCGGGTGGATGCGGTGGTGTTCTTGTTGCGCACCCTCAACGCCGCCGACATCGCGCTGCTCAAACAGATCGGTGGGTTGGTGGGCGGGTCAGCCGGAGCGCTGGGCATCATCGGCGTGGCATCCCGGGCCGACGAGATCGGCGCGGGCCGCATCGACGCGATGCTGTCGGCCAAAGACGTGGCCAAGCGGTTCACCAGCGAGCTGAACCAGACGGGCATCTGCCAGGCGGTGGTGCCGGTGTCCGGCCTACTCGCCCTGACCGCGCGCACCCTGCGGCAGGGCGAGTTCATCGCGCTGAAGAAACTGGCCAGCGCCGACCGCACCGAACTCAACAAGGCCCTGCTCAGTGTGGACCGTTTCGTGCGACCGGACAGCCCGCTACCGGTGGACGCGGGCGTCCGCGCGCAATTGCTGGAACGGTTCGGCATGTTCGGCATCCGGATCTCGATCGCCGCGCTGGCGGCCGGCGTCACCGATTCGACGGGGCTGGCCAGCGAACTGCTGGAGCGCAGCGGGCTGGTGGCGCTGCGCAACGTGATCAACCAGCAGTTCACGCAGCGGTCCGCCATGCTCAAGGCGCACACCGCACTGGTGTCCCTGCGCCGGTTTGTCGAGGCACATCCCGTCATGGCAACGCCCTACGTCATCGCCGATATCGACCCATTGCTGGCCGACACCCATGCCTTCGAAGAACTTCGGCTGTTGCGCCAATTACATTCGCGGGCAACGACATTGAATGAGGATGAAATGGTGTCGCTGCGCCGGATCATCGGCGGCTCGGGAACGGAGCCCGCCGCCCGGCTGGGCCTGAGCCCCTACGACGCGAACCCCCGCGAAGCTCAGCGCGCCGCGTTCGCCGCCGCGCAACGCTGGCGCCGCCGCGCCGCGCACCCGCTCAACGACCCGTTCACCACCAGGGCATGTCGCGCGGCGGTGCGCAGCGCCGAGGCCATGGTGGCCGAATTCGCCGCCGGCCGCTAA
- a CDS encoding Hsp70 family protein yields MSESLGLSIGVANLVAAPAGAHPVRRASVLTLFDRRAAEVGLPEENPNLTEPGLVLRGFVERVADQAPLVAADGTKYFGEALTAVALAAMARTVGYGAPVTIAAPAYWSEGQFLALRQALLSQPTLMPDDVPPTLISDAVAALAALDSIPGFPTDGVVAVCDFGAAGTSVTLADAGTNYQRIGHTVRYRDFSGDEIDQLVLNHLVGVAPGADTPDVAGTATGMGSVTRLLGACRRAKEQLSAATMATIPDAVGAPSPGAQLGLSRTEFDQLISGPLDRFVDSFEELLRRNGIAPANLGAIATVGGGASIPLITTRLSDRLRVPVFTTAQPLYSAAVGAAALGARSSAGAPTGAGPAVAAPTDMVGVAPATEMSPTAWANRAAATGESAVDDAGLQAQSATYRALAWSEDTGTGGEPIPYTDAAGEYGGDATTLDYVPGFDYSDDDRYAADPEHLPWYRRGSLVFSLAAAAAAVLLAVILGLTLGPTKSKPVTTTSSQPAPPPPQTITVTGPNNSPTVTVIPPPPLSSTTQPPTTTQPATTTTAPPTTTTPPTTTTAPPTTTSPPTTAAPPTTTQRPTTTAAPVTPTTTAAPAPGT; encoded by the coding sequence ATGAGCGAGTCGCTCGGGTTGTCCATCGGGGTGGCCAACCTGGTCGCCGCCCCAGCGGGTGCTCACCCGGTGCGCCGCGCATCGGTGTTGACGCTGTTCGACCGCCGAGCAGCCGAAGTCGGCCTGCCCGAGGAGAACCCCAACCTGACTGAGCCCGGCCTGGTGCTGCGCGGATTTGTCGAGCGGGTCGCAGACCAGGCTCCGCTGGTGGCCGCCGATGGCACCAAGTACTTCGGCGAGGCGCTCACCGCGGTGGCGCTGGCGGCGATGGCACGTACGGTCGGCTACGGGGCGCCGGTCACCATCGCGGCTCCCGCATACTGGTCGGAGGGCCAGTTTCTCGCCCTGCGTCAGGCGTTGCTCAGCCAGCCAACCCTGATGCCCGACGACGTTCCGCCGACCTTGATCTCCGACGCCGTGGCCGCGCTCGCGGCACTGGACAGCATTCCGGGGTTCCCGACCGACGGCGTTGTCGCCGTGTGCGACTTCGGCGCCGCCGGCACCAGCGTCACGCTGGCCGACGCCGGGACGAACTATCAACGGATCGGCCACACCGTCCGGTACCGCGATTTCTCCGGCGACGAGATCGATCAGCTCGTGCTGAATCACCTTGTCGGGGTGGCCCCCGGTGCGGACACGCCCGACGTCGCCGGCACCGCGACGGGAATGGGCTCGGTGACCCGGCTGCTGGGCGCATGCCGGCGCGCCAAAGAACAACTTTCCGCCGCAACAATGGCCACCATCCCGGACGCGGTTGGGGCACCGAGTCCCGGTGCGCAGCTCGGACTGTCTCGCACCGAATTCGACCAACTGATCTCGGGGCCATTGGACCGGTTTGTCGACTCTTTCGAAGAACTATTGCGGCGCAACGGGATTGCGCCGGCCAATCTCGGCGCGATCGCGACCGTGGGCGGCGGCGCCAGCATCCCGCTGATCACCACACGGCTGTCGGACCGGTTGCGGGTGCCCGTCTTCACCACCGCGCAACCGCTGTACAGCGCCGCGGTCGGCGCGGCCGCGCTCGGCGCGCGCTCGTCCGCGGGCGCCCCGACCGGTGCCGGCCCCGCGGTCGCCGCGCCCACCGACATGGTCGGCGTGGCCCCAGCGACCGAGATGTCGCCGACGGCCTGGGCCAACCGGGCCGCCGCCACCGGCGAATCGGCCGTCGACGACGCCGGTTTGCAGGCCCAATCGGCTACCTATCGCGCGCTGGCATGGTCGGAGGACACCGGGACCGGCGGCGAACCGATCCCCTACACCGACGCCGCAGGCGAATATGGTGGGGATGCAACGACTCTCGATTATGTACCGGGGTTTGACTACTCCGACGACGATCGCTACGCCGCCGATCCCGAACATCTACCGTGGTATCGACGTGGTTCCCTGGTGTTCAGCCTGGCCGCCGCGGCCGCGGCCGTGCTGTTAGCCGTGATCTTGGGGCTTACCCTGGGCCCCACCAAGAGCAAGCCGGTCACTACCACCTCGTCGCAACCGGCGCCGCCGCCGCCCCAAACCATCACCGTGACCGGGCCCAACAACAGTCCGACCGTGACGGTGATCCCTCCGCCGCCCCTCAGTTCCACCACGCAGCCGCCGACCACCACCCAGCCCGCCACGACCACGACCGCTCCGCCGACCACCACCACCCCGCCGACCACCACGACCGCTCCGCCGACGACGACGTCGCCACCGACCACCGCCGCACCACCGACCACCACGCAAAGGCCGACGACCACGGCCGCACCCGTCACGCCCACCACCACCGCGGCGCCGGCGCCCGGGACCTAA
- the iniA gene encoding isoniazid-induced dynamin-like GTPase IniA has product MTQPDDPRRVGVIVELIDHTVAIAKLHDRTDLVQRLRRARERITDPQIRVVIAGQLKQGKSQLLNALLNLPVARVGDDEATVVITVVSYSDQPSARIVVAVGPNGETAAVDIPVDDINTDLRRAPQANGRNVLRVEIGAPSPLLRGGLVFIDTPGVGGHGQPHLSATLGLLPDADALLMVSDASQEFTEPEMWFIRQASQICPVGMVVATKTDLYPHWREIVNTNAAHLQRARVPMPIIGVSSLLRSHAVTLNDKELNDESNFPAIVTFLSERVLSRETDRVRDQVLHEIHSAAAQLATSVGSELSAVNDPDLRDRLAADLERRKREAQDALQQTALWQQVLGDGFTDLSADVEHDLRARLRAVIDDAERQIDSCDPTQHWAEIGNDVENAIATAVGDNFVWAYQRAEALAEDVARSFADAGLDSVMSPELSARVMGSDFGRLKALAPMESKPLRKGQKMIIGMRGSYGGVVMIGMLSSVVGLGLFNPLSVGAGLILGRMAYKEEKHNRLLRVRNEAKTNVRRFVDEVSFVVGKESRDRLKTIQRTLRDHYREIADEITRSLNESLQATITAANLEEAQRDNRVRELQRQRDILNQVADHLDKLTPPVTLGRA; this is encoded by the coding sequence GTGACCCAACCCGATGACCCGCGTCGGGTCGGCGTGATCGTCGAACTGATCGACCACACCGTCGCGATCGCCAAACTCCACGACCGCACCGACCTGGTGCAGCGGTTGCGGCGGGCTCGCGAGCGCATCACCGATCCGCAGATCCGCGTGGTGATCGCGGGGCAGCTCAAACAGGGCAAGAGCCAACTGCTCAACGCGCTGCTCAACCTGCCGGTGGCGCGGGTGGGCGACGACGAGGCCACCGTGGTGATCACCGTCGTGAGCTACAGCGACCAGCCGTCGGCGCGGATCGTCGTGGCCGTCGGACCCAACGGGGAAACCGCGGCCGTCGACATCCCGGTCGACGACATCAACACCGACCTGCGTCGGGCACCGCAGGCAAATGGCCGCAACGTGTTGCGGGTCGAGATCGGCGCGCCCAGCCCGCTGTTAAGGGGCGGGTTGGTGTTCATCGATACGCCCGGTGTGGGTGGCCACGGGCAGCCCCACCTGTCGGCGACGCTGGGACTGCTACCCGATGCCGACGCTCTCTTGATGGTCAGCGACGCCAGCCAGGAATTCACCGAACCGGAGATGTGGTTCATCCGGCAGGCATCCCAGATCTGTCCGGTCGGGATGGTCGTAGCCACCAAAACCGACCTGTACCCGCACTGGCGCGAGATCGTCAACACCAATGCCGCGCACCTCCAGCGCGCCCGGGTACCGATGCCGATCATCGGAGTCTCGTCGCTGCTACGCAGCCACGCGGTCACGCTCAACGACAAGGAACTCAACGACGAATCCAATTTCCCGGCCATCGTCACGTTTCTCAGCGAGCGGGTCCTTTCCCGTGAGACCGACCGGGTGCGTGACCAGGTGCTACACGAAATACATTCAGCTGCAGCACAATTGGCAACGTCCGTCGGTTCGGAACTGTCGGCCGTCAACGACCCGGACCTCCGTGACCGGCTGGCCGCCGACTTGGAGCGGCGCAAGCGGGAAGCCCAGGACGCGCTGCAGCAGACCGCGCTGTGGCAGCAGGTGCTGGGCGACGGGTTCACCGACCTGAGCGCCGACGTCGAACACGACCTACGGGCCCGCTTGCGCGCCGTGATCGACGACGCCGAACGCCAGATCGACTCCTGTGACCCGACTCAGCATTGGGCGGAGATCGGCAACGACGTGGAGAACGCCATCGCCACCGCCGTCGGGGACAACTTCGTGTGGGCATACCAGCGTGCCGAGGCGTTGGCCGAGGACGTGGCCCGCTCGTTCGCCGACGCGGGGTTGGACTCGGTCATGTCGCCCGAGCTGAGCGCGCGTGTGATGGGCTCCGACTTCGGCCGGCTCAAGGCGTTGGCGCCGATGGAATCCAAGCCGCTGCGCAAGGGCCAGAAAATGATCATCGGCATGCGAGGCTCTTATGGCGGCGTGGTGATGATCGGGATGTTGTCATCGGTGGTCGGGCTCGGGCTGTTCAACCCGCTGTCGGTGGGGGCCGGGCTGATCCTCGGCCGGATGGCATACAAGGAGGAAAAACACAACCGATTGTTGCGGGTGCGCAACGAGGCCAAGACCAATGTGCGCCGCTTCGTCGACGAGGTCTCATTCGTGGTCGGCAAAGAATCACGCGACCGGCTCAAGACGATCCAGCGGACGCTGCGCGACCACTACCGCGAGATCGCCGACGAGATCACCCGATCGCTGAACGAGTCGCTGCAAGCCACCATCACCGCGGCCAACCTGGAAGAAGCCCAGCGCGACAACAGGGTTCGCGAACTGCAGCGACAGCGCGACATCTTGAACCAGGTGGCCGACCACCTGGACAAGCTGACCCCGCCGGTGACCCTGGGACGAGCGTGA